From the Candidatus Kaelpia imicola genome, one window contains:
- a CDS encoding tryptophan--tRNA ligase (catalyzes a two-step reaction, first charging a tryptophan molecule by linking its carboxyl group to the alpha-phosphate of ATP, followed by transfer of the aminoacyl-adenylate to its tRNA), which produces MKKRILSGMRPTGPLHLGHLLGALINWVKLQEDYECFFMIADWHALMGEYADSKKIAEYSLDNLKDWLAVGLDPEKSVIFKQSDVIEHAELNLIFSIITPLGWLQRCPTYKEQISELKEKDLSTHGFLGYPVL; this is translated from the coding sequence ATGAAGAAAAGAATTCTATCCGGAATGAGGCCGACAGGCCCTCTGCATCTGGGTCATCTTCTTGGAGCTTTAATTAATTGGGTTAAACTTCAAGAGGATTATGAATGCTTTTTTATGATTGCCGACTGGCATGCTTTAATGGGGGAGTATGCCGACTCAAAGAAGATTGCAGAATATTCTCTCGATAATCTCAAAGATTGGCTTGCCGTAGGATTAGACCCTGAGAAGTCGGTAATATTTAAGCAGTCTGATGTTATAGAGCATGCAGAGCTAAATCTGATATTTTCTATTATAACTCCATTAGGCTGGCTTCAGAGATGTCCTACCTATAAAGAGCAGATAAGCGAATTAAAGGAGAAAGATCTTAGTACGCATGGTTTTCTTGGATATCCCGTGCT
- the infB gene encoding translation initiation factor IF-2 encodes MSNIRVYTLAQELGLDSRELMEYLKDLNVDVKSHMSNIDLETAELVKSEIISILNKKKKKELDKNPKIAVEFPITVRDLAVKLGAKPNEVQGKLLQWKVFANINQSLEEDIALKLAEEFGFVLKRQLTKEEEVVKIHKEKEEGSLKNRYPIVTLMGHVDHGKTTLLEKIRNLELTDKEAGGITQHIGAYEVKHKNKKITFIDTPGHEAFTSMRARGASVTDIVILVVAADDGVMPQTVEAIDHAKAADVPIIVAINKADRPEANIDKVKRELAEVDLTPEDWGGDVIAVNISALTGEGIDALLDMVILQSEIMELKSNPDKLAKGVVLESKITKGGPFVSVIVQSGTLKAGDMLLAGTCLGKVRALFDDLGLEVESAGPSDPVGILGLNGIPESGEGFLVVENEGRVKDIVEKRKSDIREKKQTPSQRMSLQDLTKEGQKLFRLILKADVYGSLDAVVDSLEKLKNSQKEKLDIKILHKGIGSITESDVVLALVSDAFVVGFSVGIDDKAKARAKKESVEVRLYSIIYELIEDIDKVFKGLQEPELEERFLGRVEVRKVFDVSKVGKIAGSWVSKGKIQRNSPCRLLRDKKVVYEGRITSLKRFKDDAREVSEGYECGIGLEGYNNITEGDIIEAYTMIEV; translated from the coding sequence ATGTCTAATATAAGAGTTTATACACTTGCTCAGGAGTTGGGTTTAGACAGCAGAGAACTTATGGAGTATCTAAAAGATTTAAATGTTGATGTTAAATCTCATATGAGCAATATAGATCTAGAGACAGCAGAACTTGTCAAAAGTGAAATTATCTCTATTTTAAACAAGAAGAAGAAAAAAGAGCTTGATAAGAACCCCAAGATAGCTGTTGAATTTCCGATTACTGTTAGGGACCTTGCGGTTAAATTGGGTGCTAAACCCAATGAGGTTCAGGGGAAATTACTCCAGTGGAAGGTATTTGCAAATATCAATCAGTCTTTAGAGGAGGATATTGCATTAAAATTGGCTGAGGAATTCGGTTTTGTTTTAAAACGTCAGTTGACTAAAGAAGAAGAAGTTGTAAAGATACACAAAGAGAAAGAAGAAGGTTCTCTTAAGAATAGGTACCCTATTGTTACTCTTATGGGTCACGTTGATCATGGTAAGACTACATTACTTGAGAAGATAAGAAATTTAGAATTGACGGATAAAGAGGCTGGAGGAATAACTCAACATATTGGAGCCTACGAAGTTAAACACAAGAATAAGAAAATCACTTTTATAGATACACCAGGGCACGAGGCCTTTACCTCTATGAGAGCGAGGGGTGCAAGTGTAACTGATATCGTGATTTTGGTTGTTGCAGCCGATGATGGTGTTATGCCTCAGACAGTTGAAGCTATTGATCATGCAAAAGCTGCAGATGTTCCTATAATAGTGGCTATAAATAAAGCCGATAGGCCTGAAGCAAATATTGACAAAGTAAAGAGAGAGTTAGCCGAGGTAGATCTTACTCCGGAAGATTGGGGCGGAGATGTAATTGCGGTCAATATCTCTGCTTTAACTGGCGAGGGGATAGATGCTTTACTGGATATGGTGATACTGCAATCAGAGATTATGGAACTTAAATCTAACCCCGATAAATTGGCTAAAGGGGTAGTCCTTGAATCTAAAATTACCAAGGGAGGGCCTTTTGTCTCTGTAATAGTTCAGAGTGGTACTTTAAAGGCAGGCGATATGCTTCTTGCTGGTACTTGTCTTGGAAAGGTGAGGGCTCTTTTCGATGATTTGGGTTTAGAGGTTGAGAGTGCTGGTCCATCTGACCCCGTAGGAATATTAGGTTTAAATGGAATCCCAGAGTCAGGAGAGGGCTTTCTTGTCGTTGAAAATGAAGGCAGAGTTAAAGATATTGTTGAAAAGAGAAAGAGCGATATAAGAGAGAAGAAGCAGACTCCATCTCAGAGGATGAGTCTTCAAGATTTAACCAAAGAGGGGCAGAAATTGTTTAGATTGATATTAAAAGCGGATGTATACGGTTCGCTTGATGCTGTGGTCGACTCTTTAGAGAAACTAAAGAATTCTCAAAAAGAGAAGCTGGATATAAAGATATTACATAAAGGTATAGGCAGTATTACAGAATCGGATGTTGTCTTGGCACTTGTTTCGGATGCTTTTGTTGTAGGTTTTAGTGTTGGCATTGATGATAAAGCGAAAGCCAGGGCGAAGAAAGAAAGCGTTGAAGTCAGGCTCTACAGCATAATATATGAGCTTATAGAAGATATAGATAAAGTTTTTAAAGGATTGCAAGAGCCGGAACTAGAAGAGCGTTTTCTGGGTAGGGTTGAAGTAAGGAAGGTTTTTGATGTCAGTAAGGTTGGTAAGATAGCGGGTTCTTGGGTTAGCAAGGGTAAGATTCAGAGAAACTCACCCTGTAGATTGCTGAGAGATAAAAAGGTTGTCTATGAAGGTAGAATTACATCATTAAAAAGATTTAAGGATGATGCCAGAGAAGTCTCCGAAGGTTATGAATGCGGCATAGGATTAGAGGGATATAATAATATAACCGAAGGGGATATCATAGAAGCATATACTATGATTGAAGTCTGA
- the nusA gene encoding transcription termination factor NusA, producing the protein MNEELLLALEYLGQEKGINQDKLIDAIEVAMITAAKKVLHAEREDLEINFNINSGDIKVYLRGEEIVSQKLGRIAAQTAKQVIMQKLREAEKETVYEEYKDRVGDVLTAMVHRLEYGDVIMQLDKAEAVLPRSEQGRGESYRQRQKLKVYVLEVKKSGKPPLVIVSRRRTELIRRLFEIEVPEIQDKTVEIVAIAREAGERTKIAVKSNQESVDPVGSCVGMKGVRVKNIVDELGGEKIDIIHYSDKPAEYIKAALNPAQISDIRIFKEQKRALVIVVKDQLSIAIGRHGQNVRLASQLTDWEIDVRSPEELGEESPLLKVNGIGPKIAEALSKSGYESVDVLAKADAKVLKKIEGLGEKTAQRAIDAAKKYLKGKNV; encoded by the coding sequence ATGAATGAAGAACTTTTATTAGCTTTGGAGTATCTTGGTCAAGAGAAAGGTATAAACCAAGATAAGCTTATTGATGCAATTGAGGTTGCTATGATTACAGCAGCTAAGAAAGTTTTACATGCGGAGAGAGAGGATCTGGAGATAAATTTTAATATCAACAGCGGTGATATAAAAGTCTATCTCAGAGGAGAGGAGATTGTCTCTCAAAAATTAGGCAGGATCGCTGCTCAGACTGCAAAACAGGTAATTATGCAGAAGTTGCGCGAAGCAGAGAAAGAGACTGTCTATGAGGAATACAAAGACAGAGTTGGAGATGTTCTAACAGCCATGGTTCACAGATTGGAATATGGAGATGTTATTATGCAGCTTGATAAAGCCGAAGCTGTCTTACCTCGTTCAGAGCAAGGTCGAGGTGAGAGTTATAGGCAGAGACAGAAGCTAAAAGTATATGTTCTTGAGGTTAAGAAGTCCGGTAAGCCGCCTCTTGTTATTGTATCACGCAGGAGGACTGAATTAATAAGAAGACTTTTTGAAATAGAGGTGCCTGAGATCCAAGATAAAACTGTTGAGATAGTAGCTATTGCCAGAGAAGCCGGCGAAAGAACCAAAATAGCCGTTAAGAGTAATCAGGAGAGCGTCGATCCTGTTGGGTCTTGCGTTGGTATGAAAGGTGTAAGGGTAAAAAATATAGTAGATGAATTGGGCGGAGAGAAAATAGATATTATTCATTACAGCGATAAGCCTGCTGAATATATAAAAGCAGCATTAAATCCAGCGCAGATATCAGATATAAGGATTTTCAAAGAACAGAAGAGAGCATTGGTCATAGTTGTAAAAGATCAGCTCTCTATAGCTATTGGAAGGCACGGCCAGAACGTAAGGCTGGCATCTCAATTGACAGATTGGGAGATAGATGTTAGAAGTCCTGAGGAGTTGGGCGAAGAGTCTCCTCTGTTAAAAGTTAATGGAATAGGTCCTAAGATTGCGGAGGCACTGAGCAAATCAGGTTATGAGAGTGTTGATGTCCTGGCTAAGGCAGATGCCAAGGTTTTAAAAAAGATAGAGGGTTTAGGTGAGAAGACAGCTCAAAGAGCGATAGATGCTGCAAAGAAATATTTAAAGGGTAAAAATGTCTAA